The Phycisphaeraceae bacterium genome has a window encoding:
- a CDS encoding class I SAM-dependent methyltransferase: MSDPHEVIPVDLEARREHERRKYVALMPTGYGSTNHGRLAYRLVQGFKPRFVVDFGCGRNLFIQHLRRLGIDGLGIDFAFPEADIVAPMHRVPVSAGIADAVTSFDALEHVLPEEVDEVLDEMRRIAVPGGRFVFSICTRESKTKVNGEGLHPTVRPLKWWLDRIGRVGTVRQGLGAPRGGYIAGVFNHA, encoded by the coding sequence ATGTCTGACCCCCACGAGGTTATCCCGGTTGACCTGGAAGCCCGCCGAGAGCACGAGCGGAGGAAGTACGTCGCGCTCATGCCCACCGGCTACGGCTCGACCAATCACGGGCGGCTCGCGTACCGGCTCGTCCAGGGATTCAAGCCCCGGTTCGTCGTGGATTTCGGCTGTGGCCGGAACCTCTTCATCCAGCACCTGCGGCGGCTGGGGATCGACGGGCTCGGCATCGACTTCGCCTTCCCGGAGGCGGACATCGTCGCGCCCATGCACCGCGTGCCGGTCTCCGCGGGCATCGCCGACGCGGTGACGTCCTTCGACGCCCTCGAGCACGTGCTCCCCGAGGAGGTGGACGAGGTCCTCGACGAGATGCGGCGGATCGCGGTGCCCGGCGGTCGGTTCGTATTCTCGATCTGCACGCGTGAGAGCAAGACGAAGGTCAACGGCGAGGGCCTGCACCCGACGGTGCGGCCTCTCAAGTGGTGGCTCGACCGGATCGGCCGCGTCGGCACGGTGCGCCAGGGACTGGGTGCGCCTCGTGGGGGGTACATCGCAGGGGTGTTCAACCATGCATGA
- a CDS encoding DUF3883 domain-containing protein: MAIAHVILMAMTSRRSPEIPSDYPTRVRRLRDRLGLTQVELASRLGVAFATVNRWENGQTSPSPLSWQQLVRMDEGNAEEQSSVTTAVAAPSLDFTGSSDVVRALAEGERLSFGHLFNPAFATEISQIDPLPHQRIAVYEHMLSQSPLRFLLADDAGAGKTIMTGLYLREMKARRLLRRILIVPPAGLIGNWQRELRTLFDMDFRIITGADARDENPFIGEGSDRLIVSVDTLAGARMFARLREQGVLPYDLVVFDEAHKLSVDRGADLRVRKTERYKLAEALAGVTGLDDAWRLPWTVQHLLLLTATPHQGKDYPYYALWRLLLPEVLSTPEAFEQYPTDRKAAHFIRRTKEEMVHLSGAPLYPKRISDTLGYDLSQGEVSEQSLYDETTEYMRHVYNRAKVLNRSAARLAMSVLQRRLASSTYALLRSFERRIEKLDDLIRQIQQGKLTEEQMVVLQRRLAEEKDLLDTTTADEEETKNGREEHELSEERLLAGVVAASLADLVVEREQVVNLRELAKKVHAKGEESKFDKLREVLTQDRFAGEKFIIFTEHRDTLAYLINRLGGMGYTGQIAQIHGGMDYLQRQDEVERFRRPHADGGARFMICTDAAAEGINLQFCWIMINFDVPWNPARLEQRMGRIHRYGQKHDPVHIINLVAPSTREGLVIETLLKKLEAIRLSLGSDKVFDSIGRLFEGLSIKDYMERAVVGDKDAVARELAGRLTDEQVAALESRDRMLYGDGGDVKRQLPRLREDLEREAYCRLLPGYVRQFVENAAPLVGLKIDGDMDAEFAFVPTEPGAGSAVFHALDVYPAQRQRRLTVVRPEQRDQAVWIHPGEPVFERFRATVRDQRGDEALRGAVFVDPTADRPYLFHLALTNVVRQADPELPDLANEEPIECRLIGVKQYEGAEVSLCPVEHLLLLKGGRGIPGAAAQRLAVRAPTLKEQAEAFVVERVSRDMATKHRRQLLDTLAERERFMQRGFDYQEAELAAARVKLSEKARSGNAAAAKALAEIKDQQRSLADRRRLALASIRREPELVTPGSVTFLAHALVVPSTDPEDRKRHDAEVERVAMDLARAFEEAAGARVVDVSTPTLARAAGLTDNPGFDLLAIYEGGERRAIEVKGRAGTGDVEVSSNEWARAANLRSGYWLYVVYDCASPAPRLVRVRDPFATLLARAKGSVLIGARAVSEAAED, translated from the coding sequence ATGGCTATCGCACATGTTATACTGATGGCCATGACGAGCAGGCGTTCGCCGGAAATCCCGAGTGACTACCCGACTCGCGTGAGGAGACTGCGGGACCGCCTGGGCCTCACGCAGGTCGAACTCGCGAGCCGACTCGGTGTGGCCTTTGCAACCGTGAACCGGTGGGAGAACGGCCAGACCTCCCCGTCGCCGCTCTCCTGGCAGCAGCTCGTCCGGATGGACGAGGGGAACGCTGAGGAGCAGTCGTCAGTTACCACCGCCGTTGCTGCCCCCTCGCTCGACTTTACTGGCTCATCCGACGTTGTGCGTGCACTGGCGGAAGGCGAGCGTCTGAGTTTCGGGCACCTCTTCAATCCCGCGTTCGCCACAGAAATCTCGCAGATCGACCCGCTGCCACACCAGCGGATTGCGGTGTACGAGCACATGCTGTCGCAGTCGCCGCTCCGCTTCTTGCTGGCTGACGACGCAGGCGCGGGCAAGACGATCATGACGGGCCTGTACTTGCGGGAGATGAAAGCCCGGCGACTCCTGCGGCGGATCCTCATCGTCCCGCCCGCGGGCCTCATCGGGAACTGGCAGCGCGAGTTGCGGACGCTGTTCGACATGGACTTCCGGATCATCACCGGGGCTGATGCCCGCGACGAGAATCCGTTCATCGGCGAGGGTAGTGATCGACTGATTGTGAGCGTGGACACGCTTGCCGGGGCGAGAATGTTCGCCCGCCTGCGCGAGCAGGGGGTGTTGCCGTACGACCTCGTGGTCTTCGATGAAGCACACAAACTGTCCGTTGATCGAGGGGCAGACCTGCGTGTACGGAAGACGGAGCGGTACAAACTTGCCGAGGCTCTTGCTGGCGTGACGGGCTTGGACGATGCGTGGCGGCTGCCGTGGACCGTGCAACACCTCCTTCTCCTCACAGCGACTCCACACCAAGGAAAGGACTATCCCTACTACGCCCTGTGGAGACTCCTTCTCCCCGAAGTGCTCTCCACGCCGGAGGCATTCGAGCAGTATCCGACCGACCGCAAGGCCGCCCACTTCATTCGGCGCACGAAGGAGGAGATGGTCCACCTGAGCGGAGCTCCGCTCTATCCGAAGCGGATCTCGGACACGCTCGGGTACGACCTGTCGCAGGGCGAGGTCAGCGAGCAGTCCCTCTACGACGAGACGACCGAGTACATGCGGCATGTCTACAACCGGGCGAAGGTGCTGAACCGATCGGCGGCTCGCTTGGCCATGAGCGTCTTGCAGCGGCGGCTTGCCAGTTCAACCTACGCGCTCCTCCGCTCGTTTGAACGTCGCATCGAGAAACTCGACGACCTGATCCGCCAGATCCAGCAGGGCAAACTGACCGAGGAGCAGATGGTCGTCTTGCAGCGGCGGCTCGCCGAAGAGAAGGACCTTCTTGACACGACCACGGCCGACGAAGAGGAGACGAAGAACGGCCGCGAAGAGCACGAACTGTCCGAGGAGCGGCTGCTCGCGGGCGTTGTTGCCGCGTCGCTCGCCGACCTCGTCGTGGAGCGCGAGCAGGTCGTCAACCTCCGCGAACTCGCCAAGAAGGTCCACGCCAAGGGGGAGGAATCGAAGTTCGACAAACTCCGTGAGGTGCTCACGCAGGATCGGTTCGCGGGCGAGAAATTCATCATCTTCACCGAGCACCGCGACACGCTGGCGTACCTGATCAACCGGCTTGGAGGCATGGGCTACACGGGGCAGATCGCCCAGATCCACGGCGGCATGGACTACCTCCAGCGCCAGGACGAGGTTGAACGGTTCCGCAGGCCGCACGCAGACGGTGGAGCTCGCTTCATGATCTGCACGGATGCCGCGGCCGAAGGCATCAACCTCCAGTTCTGCTGGATCATGATCAACTTCGATGTGCCGTGGAACCCGGCCCGCCTCGAGCAGCGCATGGGCCGCATCCATCGGTACGGCCAGAAGCACGACCCGGTGCACATCATCAACCTCGTCGCGCCGAGCACCCGCGAAGGCCTGGTGATCGAAACGCTGCTCAAGAAACTCGAAGCGATCCGTCTCTCGCTCGGCAGCGACAAGGTCTTCGACTCCATCGGGCGGCTCTTCGAGGGGCTCTCGATCAAGGACTACATGGAGCGGGCGGTCGTCGGCGACAAGGACGCCGTCGCCAGAGAGCTGGCAGGCCGCCTGACCGACGAGCAGGTCGCGGCGCTCGAATCGCGCGACCGGATGCTCTACGGCGACGGGGGCGACGTGAAACGCCAGTTGCCCCGGTTGCGCGAGGACCTGGAGCGAGAGGCCTACTGCCGATTGCTCCCCGGCTACGTGCGGCAGTTTGTCGAGAACGCCGCGCCGCTCGTCGGTCTCAAGATCGATGGGGACATGGACGCCGAGTTTGCCTTTGTGCCGACCGAGCCGGGCGCGGGGTCCGCTGTCTTTCATGCGCTCGACGTCTACCCCGCCCAGCGCCAGCGACGGCTCACCGTCGTGCGCCCCGAGCAGCGCGACCAGGCCGTCTGGATTCACCCCGGCGAGCCTGTGTTCGAGCGGTTCCGCGCAACGGTCAGAGATCAACGAGGCGACGAGGCGCTCCGTGGAGCAGTGTTTGTCGATCCGACCGCCGATCGGCCATATCTCTTCCACCTCGCCCTCACCAACGTCGTCCGCCAGGCGGACCCGGAACTTCCGGACCTCGCGAACGAAGAGCCGATCGAGTGCCGACTCATCGGTGTCAAGCAGTACGAGGGCGCTGAGGTTTCGCTCTGCCCCGTGGAACATCTTCTCCTGCTCAAGGGTGGGCGCGGCATCCCGGGCGCAGCCGCGCAGCGGCTGGCCGTCCGCGCGCCGACACTCAAAGAGCAGGCCGAGGCCTTCGTTGTCGAGCGAGTGAGCCGCGACATGGCGACAAAGCATCGCCGGCAACTCCTGGACACACTGGCCGAGCGCGAACGATTCATGCAGCGCGGCTTTGACTACCAGGAAGCCGAACTCGCCGCGGCCCGCGTCAAACTCTCCGAGAAGGCCCGCTCCGGCAACGCCGCGGCCGCCAAGGCCCTCGCCGAGATCAAGGACCAGCAGCGGTCGCTGGCCGATCGGCGGCGCCTCGCCCTGGCTTCGATCCGCCGCGAGCCCGAACTGGTGACCCCGGGCAGCGTGACCTTCCTCGCCCATGCGCTCGTGGTTCCCTCCACCGACCCCGAAGACCGCAAGCGTCACGATGCGGAAGTCGAGCGGGTGGCGATGGACCTGGCGCGGGCGTTCGAGGAGGCCGCCGGCGCGAGAGTTGTCGACGTATCCACGCCGACGCTGGCACGCGCCGCGGGGCTCACCGACAACCCCGGCTTCGACCTGCTGGCGATCTACGAGGGCGGCGAACGCCGGGCCATCGAGGTCAAGGGCCGCGCCGGTACGGGCGATGTCGAGGTTTCCAGCAACGAGTGGGCCCGCGCGGCGAACCTGCGGAGCGGCTACTGGCTCTACGTCGTCTATGACTGCGCGTCGCCCGCGCCGCGTCTCGTGCGCGTGCGAGACCCCTTCGCTACTCTGCTGGCACGGGCAAAGGGGAGCGTGCTCATTGGTGCAAGGGCGGTGAGCGAAGCGGCGGAGGACTGA